AGCTGGAATGGATCTTGGATTGAGTAAAGATGAATATGAAAGCTATAGGATCTTTCAGGGAAGAATTGTTGATGAATATGAATCGATGGTTGATGACGAAAATTTTATAGTAATTGATGGTACACTTGAAATAGAAAAACAACAAAATATTGTAAGAAGACACGTATTGAGGACATTAAAATTGAAAAATCCGATTCAAGGACATATACTTGAATAATATTAGAAAGGGTTACTAGGGAATAGAACGTGGTCTCAACATTAACAAAGAAAAAATATTCGGCTGATGATAGCAAAGGCAGTAATAAAATTAAATTTATTAACCATTCGGGAATAAAATATCTTAAAGACATTGAAATACATGGATCGTTCATAGTAGTTGAAGGACCAGATGCTTCGGGAAGAAGTACCCAAATTCAAAAAATAACTGAGAAATTGGAGGCTGATGGACATGCAGTAGTTAATGCCGGATTAAAAAGATCTGATCTCATATCAAAAGGAATAATTGAAGCAAAACGAAACTATCAGGTTGGGAGAAGAACGATGGCACTTTATTATGCAGCAGATTTTGCAGATCAATTGGAAAATAAAATAATCCCTGCACTTAAAGCTGGTTTTGTAGTAATTTCTGATAGATATATCTACACACTTATTGCGAGAAGCTCTGTAAGAGGGATAAATAAAAATTGGTTACATCAATTACATAGTTTTGCGATCAAACCAGATCTTATTTTCTATCTGAATGTGGATCCATATAATCTGATACATAGAGTATTTAAAAAGAATAAATCTCTTGATTATTATGAATCAGGAGCGGATCTAGGCATATCTGCAGATATTTTTGATTCCTTTATTAAATATCAATATTTGTTGAAGAAAGAGTTTGCTATTATGCAAAAAAAATATGGACTTATTGATATAGATGGTGATAAGCACATTGAAGATATTTATGATCAAATTCAATCGAGAATTAGTGAATTTCTTAATCTAAATAAACATAATGGGACCCGAGTTTAGTTGTAGAATTAAAAACATTTTGAGTAGCTATTCTTTGTAGTGGAAATGATTGTAACAATCAATTAATCTAAAGACTTATTTATTTACTACTACTCCTTTATTATGAATTTGTACCATTCAACGAATCAACGAAATCAATCATAATCTTTGAAATTTTAGGATGGATATAGATCATCTATTTTCTCTTTATGGCGATAAAATTTTTTGTAATGTTTTTCTCATATCAAATCCACTTTATTCTTTAATTTACAACTAAGATCTTGATGCCTAGTTTGTTACAATATTTGTTGCATACCCAGTTGAAAGTATACCTCTATAGAGTACATAGTAACTATTAGGACAATTGTTAAATCCTTTATCGAGATAGTTTATTCAAGGTGAGTAAGAACACAAATTTATATCCGGAGGAAGGAAAATTATGCATGGGTTGTTTTCATCAAAGATTTAATCATCGATATAACATGGGAGAGCAAAATAATTGCCTTTTATGTGATCACCCGAAATGCGATTGTATCCAGTTTATCGAATGGATTTGATCTGCCTTAATCATGGTTTTTGATAGTACCTAATAATCGGTATACGAAGATATATTTGTATGATATTATTTATTTCCCAAAAATAAAACAAGATAATATAAAATCTGCCTTATTCCTACAGATCGATCCAAATGTTAATAATTTCGATAGAATATTTTGATATATTATATGGCGAAAGACAAGTGACTCCTTTGTAAAGGATCATGTTTGATTCTTGTCGATTATGTCTTCTCCAATATGACACCACCCACACTTGAGTTTAAATTAATTATAGACAAATGTCATGAGCGTTTTACATAATAACATAGGAAGGGTAAAGTATTCATTTCCTCCCACTTCTTCTTACTAGGTTCATGTTGTTGCTAATTATTTTATGTTAGACTATTATAAGCCACCATTCACAACTAAAGTTCTAGTAGATTTACCATAATTAACGAAGTCATCAAATTTTGCCTTTCGTACTTTGATGATATTTGTTATTGTACTTGTAATTAGTGGATTGTTAGATGCTTTATGTTGCCTCAAATAATTCAAGGCAATATCATAGTCGTGGATATCGCCAAGCATTCCTTGAATTTTTTCAAGATGTTCGAGGATCTTTTGATAATTATTGTCAATTAATACATCCATGTCATCGTTTATATTCCTTTTGCTGGTATCATTCTCCTCTTTATTTATTACAAGTTCGATTAAATAGCGCAATTTCTTTGAATCTTTTCTTAGTTCGTGTAACTCCGTGATTTTACTATCATCGCCAATTACGATTGGGATCCTCGTTTCTATTTTATTCTTTAATTTTCTGGAGATTTTTGCTAACCTTTTCATTGAATTTCCTTCAAAATTCTTATCAGTCTTATTTTTGTCGTACAAACTGGGGACAACTATTCTTCTTAAATCTAAAGCAATTGTTCTAGCTTCTTCAAGTTGATTTTCTTTTTCTTGGACTAGAGGGTTCTCATAATGCTCTAATTGTTGTTCATGCATCTTACCTTCCCTAGTCAACTTTTCAAGAATTATGTCAATATCTCGTATATTACTATTAATTCTGAAAAGTCTTTTACCTACACTAGCAAACTCTTTGAATTTCTTTTTTTTCCGGATTTGTTTAGGACTTGACTGGTAGGTTGCTTCGAGTCTTCGAAGTGATGTTCGCATATGGTGAATGTTATCTTCCGTTGGATTTTCCAAATACTTTTCCAATTTTGTATAAACTCTTTTAATGTTTTGAGTACAGTTATCAATATATGTATTGACATCAAAATGGATATAGTAATATTCCAACATACAATACTACGCTACTATTATACTAATTTAAGTATTATATACATAACTAAGAGACTTGAATCTCCTTTGAAAGTTGATGGGTAGACTACAGTAAATATGCTAATTATCAATAGGATGGGATGAATGAAGTAATCATCATCCATTTACTCTCAAAAGCGATCTATAAACGAGACTAAATATTTACATAATTTCTATATTTTGTTTTCCATTTCGGCTTGGAAAGAATCTTATATCCTAAATCATTATTCAATTTTTTTTGGTCTCCAAATATCTACAAGTTCAGATCTAAAATTACAATGCAGATCGATAGATCTCCAATTTTCAATACTTAATTTTAGTTGAACGATAGTGCAGGTTGGTATCCTTATTTTTCTGTTGATCAGAATACTTGCTAATTCTTCTAAATCGGGATTGTGTCCAATGATCAGTAATTTTTGTTTGTCATTTGATACAGTATCTAGTGCATTTATGTAAGCTTCAACACCACCTCGGTGCAATGAAAAGTTGACTTCAACGAGATTATTATACCCAGAATATCTACACAGGTATTTGGTAGTTTCAATGGCTCTAAGCGCTGAAGAGGTTATGATGGTATCCGGTAATATGTTCATTTTTTTTAGGTGCTCTCCCATTTTGATTGCCTCTCTTCTGCCTCTCTTGTTAAGTGGCCTGTCGTGATCATCCACCTTTTTATCCTTCCAACTGGATTTTGCATGTCTGAGTATTAATAAGACTTTGTGAATATTCTCAGCCCCATTGACACGCATGAAAGCATTATCGATAACATACTAAAAAAGTATCCTGATTAATTATAGAAACGCTATTTACAACAAGAGATTTCATTAAAATAGGAATTAGTATGTAGTAGAATTGCGATAATCAAAAAATATTTCAAGAAAAAGTATTCACATTAAATTACCCATACCACGATTCTAAATTACATGACACAACCACCGACACCAAGTTTTGAATATTTGTAAATTGCAGGACCAAAATAAACCAGTTATTTCTATCAAAGATAAAGGCATCAATTAGAAGCCCACTTGGTGCAACTTTCTCATGCTTTTGTGTATCATAATGTCGTAAACCGTCGTCAAGGTTATCGGAACGTTGGTATTAACATCCCACATTACTATTACACTTATGACGTGAATGTAGTCTTTACTTTTCATGCGAAATCAAGTATTCTTGTGTGTATAATCATGTCCAATTCAAATATAAGGTAGTTGTATATTTTGACAGTAGATCACATATCTCAAACTTTTAGAATAGATGAATTTTCCTTATACATACTCTTGTACAACTACATGGAGTCTTTGTACCTGGAAACGCATGATTTGCGCAAAGGATTTCGCGATGAAGATCATGTTATGTTACTGTGAAGGAATCATAATGAACTGATTATTTATGAGAGTGTATGTTAACTGTTATACTGTAAAAAGATCGAAATTTCAAAAGAAGTGACTACATTACATAATAATTTATAATGCATTTTAATATTATTTAAAAATTCAATAAAAATTATGGCCAATTAATAATTTTCATCGATAGTGATAAATAATGATTATTATTTGTCTATAGATGATAATAAAATTGAAAATAATCTCCCTATGTTGTGTTATATCGTCATCCAAAAATGTCCGTCGGTCATTTTCTTTTATAGTTATCCTTAGATTATTGACTTACGCATT
This Candidatus Nitrosocosmicus oleophilus DNA region includes the following protein-coding sequences:
- a CDS encoding CHAD domain-containing protein; this encodes MLEYYYIHFDVNTYIDNCTQNIKRVYTKLEKYLENPTEDNIHHMRTSLRRLEATYQSSPKQIRKKKKFKEFASVGKRLFRINSNIRDIDIILEKLTREGKMHEQQLEHYENPLVQEKENQLEEARTIALDLRRIVVPSLYDKNKTDKNFEGNSMKRLAKISRKLKNKIETRIPIVIGDDSKITELHELRKDSKKLRYLIELVINKEENDTSKRNINDDMDVLIDNNYQKILEHLEKIQGMLGDIHDYDIALNYLRQHKASNNPLITSTITNIIKVRKAKFDDFVNYGKSTRTLVVNGGL
- a CDS encoding SixA phosphatase family protein, whose translation is MRVNGAENIHKVLLILRHAKSSWKDKKVDDHDRPLNKRGRREAIKMGEHLKKMNILPDTIITSSALRAIETTKYLCRYSGYNNLVEVNFSLHRGGVEAYINALDTVSNDKQKLLIIGHNPDLEELASILINRKIRIPTCTIVQLKLSIENWRSIDLHCNFRSELVDIWRPKKIE
- the tmk gene encoding dTMP kinase, which codes for MVSTLTKKKYSADDSKGSNKIKFINHSGIKYLKDIEIHGSFIVVEGPDASGRSTQIQKITEKLEADGHAVVNAGLKRSDLISKGIIEAKRNYQVGRRTMALYYAADFADQLENKIIPALKAGFVVISDRYIYTLIARSSVRGINKNWLHQLHSFAIKPDLIFYLNVDPYNLIHRVFKKNKSLDYYESGADLGISADIFDSFIKYQYLLKKEFAIMQKKYGLIDIDGDKHIEDIYDQIQSRISEFLNLNKHNGTRV